Sequence from the Pontibacter pudoricolor genome:
CCGCAAACAGTTCCGGCTGCTCCTGTATTAGCCTCTCCCGCCAACCAATCTGCTAACATGGCAGTTTCTGTTTCCCTAAGCTGGAATGCCTCTGCAAATGCTAATACATATGAAGCACAGCTATCTACTTCCTCTTCTTTCTCAACTATAGCCTTTAGCCAAAGTGGCATCCCGTCAACTGCAGTTACTGTAAATGGCCTGGCCTATAACACAACCTATTACTGGCGTATAAGAGCCAGTAATGAAGCTGGCGTAAGTGCATGGTCCGCTATATGGAGTTTTAGTACGGGCAATGAGGTAACAATGCCGCCCGTTTCAGCACTTGTAGGCCACTGGAAGATGGACGAGGGAAGTGGGAATACACTTACTGATGCTTCCGGATTGGGGAATAATGCTACAATAACTGGTACTCCGACCTGGACAAACGGCAAAGACGGCTTAGCACTACTGCTAAACGGTTCAAACCAGTTTGCTACCGTTGCAGATAATTCTTCTTTGGATATTTCCAATACCATTACCCTCTCAGCCTGGATAAAACCTGCCAAAGTAGCTACACAATATATCATTAAAAAAGCCTCTAACGGAACAGTTAATGGCTACGAACTTTCACTGGCAAGTAGTGGTTATGTGTTCTTCCGCATCAACCAGGCATCGGCAGGAGATTCTTACAGGCTTAATTCTTCGGTGGTTTACCCGAGTGACGGATTGAGCTGGATGCACATAGCAGCCACATACGATGGCTCCGTGATTAAACTGTACATTAACGGGACAGAGCATGCATCTAAAGTGCTTACTTCAAAACCAGTTATAAGCAGCAATTCCCTCCCCTTAGCTATCGGGGCGCAAAGCGACGGAGTCTATGGATTTAGAGGCGCTATTGATGATGCCCGTGTGTATAACTCTGCCCTTGCAGCATCAGAAATAAGTGCATTAAGAACCAACTCAGCCACTATAGTTGCAACACCTACAGAAGAAACAACTCGTGATGCTTTAGAAAAGGACTTTATAGTTTATCCTAACCCTATTTCTTCTACTGCAACTATAAAATTCAGGGCCGCTTACGAGGGAGCTTATACATTAACGCTACACGATATGAAAGGGGGTTTGATCCGTATTTTAGAGGAAGGGAACGCAACTCGGGATGAAATTAAATATTTTACGCTCCAAAAGTCTGCTTTATCTAAGGGTGCGTACATTGCCCGGTTACGGACTCCAAAAACTGTAGAGACAATTAAATTGCTGGTGAATTAATACGTGACATAAGCAAAACACTGCAGCCATCTTGGGGAGTTATTACTTTTACAGACTGCTTTACTTTTAACTGTTCTTGTAACTGTTATGAGTTATAGTTTCGTGGCGAACGGGGTACACAAATATCCGGATGGGTTTCTGAGATAGTGTATTTTTCCTGCTCTCACTAAGTATCTTCAATACTTTTTCCAACATTGTTTATGTACTTGTAATGACTTTCCAAGGCTATGTGCCCAATATAACCTGATGGCTTTTGAAGTATAGTCGTGGCCATGTTTGTTGTAATACTATAGGTTTCTAAGAGTTGAAGATAATCCTATTCCCTTCAGCTAACAATTGCAACCTATACTACAAAACCACCGGCAATCGGACATAATTCATCGTCATTCGCATTACTCAATATTATTTTAAAACCTGCCAAGTCTATAGAAATAAGTGCTTCAGGACATACTGTGAATGCCTTCATTTGGAATTCTGTAAAACTTTTAGCTATTTATGTAAGGAAAGATCCAAAACCGGGCTTACCTTTGCAAAAGGCATAACTCAATTATGAAACTATACCGCCAGGTCTTATTGCTTACCCTTACATTGCTGGTGCTTGTCTCCTCGACGGGTTTGGCTGTAGGTATGCATATCTGCGGTGGTGAGTTGCGCGATGTTACCTTCTTTGGGGCTAAGGCAGATTGCCCGATGGAAGCAGCAAAAGAGAAAACGCCTGCCTGCCATGTTCCTAAGCAAACCGATGACGATAAAGCCTGCTGCCAGGATCATCAGGTAATAATGAAGCGCTTTGATGCTGCTGAAAAGCACACGGCAATAACACTCAATAAACTTCAGGACATTAAATTTATAGCTGCTGTAAAAGTAGTTATCCTGCAATTCTTCGCTCCTGAAGCCGATCAAAACCCAGCATTC
This genomic interval carries:
- a CDS encoding HYC_CC_PP family protein is translated as MKLYRQVLLLTLTLLVLVSSTGLAVGMHICGGELRDVTFFGAKADCPMEAAKEKTPACHVPKQTDDDKACCQDHQVIMKRFDAAEKHTAITLNKLQDIKFIAAVKVVILQFFAPEADQNPAFALYESPPLARDIPVLVQSFLL